GAAGGGCTCAAAGAGAAACGCCGGCCAATTCCACGTGAAGGCGAAGCGGGGTCCGGACGCGGTCGAAAATTTCTTGAACGTCTCCAGATACCGATCGGCATTGGGTCCGATGAATTTCCGCCAGAGCTGCGCTTCATCCCAGACAGGTTCGGTCGGCTGGGCGGAGGAGAACGCGGTCCCGCATTGCTGACAAAAGCGTGCGTCGTCTGGATTGACCTGTTGACAGGTTTCACAGGATTTCATGGGCTGAGCTTATCACATTCTCGGGGCTTCACTCACACGCCGTGTAGATGAAATTTCTCAATGATCAGAAAGAGATAGAAGATTCAGTCGCCGAGTTTGATATTGCTTTCACTCTATCGGTGTGTTAGTGTCCCTAAATTCATGCAGGGTGGCGCGCGATGCCGACCGAGGAGCTCAAGCAAGACGCGGAACGTTATCTGATGCCGACCTACGCACGACAGCCAATTTCGATCGTGCGTGGTCGGGGGAGCCGCGTCTATGACATGGAAGGGAGAGAGTACATCGATTTTGTCGCCGGAATCGCGGTGAATGTCTTAGGCCATGCCCATCCGGATTTGACGCTGGCCATCCAAAAGCAGGCCCAACATCTCCTTCACGCTTCCAACCTCTATTACACCGAGCCGCAGATAAGATTGGCCCAGGCGTTGGTCGACCATTCATTCGCCGACAAGGTGTTTTTCTGCAACAGCGGTGCGGAGGCGAACGAAGCCGCGATCAAGTTGGCCAGGCGCTATTCATTCGAGAAGTACGGGCCTGGTCGGCATGACATCATCACGATGCGGAATTCATTCCATGGCCGGACTCTCGCGACCCTAACGGCGACCGGTCAGGAAAAAGTGCAGAAGGGCTTCGCCCCGCTCGTTCCAGGGTTCAGCTATGCGACGTTCAACGACCTGGCGGAGGTGGAACGAGCCATCACCGCCAAGACAGCCGCGGTGATGCTGGAACCGATCCAGGCCGAAGGCGGAGTCCAAGTCGCAGATCGCACCTATTTAAAGGGACTACGGGAGTTGTGCCGGCAACGGGACGTCCTGTTGATTTTCGACGAGGTCCAGACCGGCATGGGCCGCACAGGCACCCTCTTTGCGTACGAACAATTCGGTGTCGAGCCGGACATCATGACCCTCGCCAAGGGACTGGGCGGCGGCGTCCCGATCGGGGCCTGCCTCGCGACCGGCCGAGTAGCGGAGGTCTTCACCCCGGGGACCCATGCGTCCACATTCGGCGGCAATCCGCTGGCTTGCGCCGCCGGGTTGGCCGTGCTGCGGGTCCTGCTGGAAGGGCGGATCCTGGACCACGCCCGCCGGATGG
This genomic window from Nitrospirota bacterium contains:
- a CDS encoding acetylornithine transaminase → MPTEELKQDAERYLMPTYARQPISIVRGRGSRVYDMEGREYIDFVAGIAVNVLGHAHPDLTLAIQKQAQHLLHASNLYYTEPQIRLAQALVDHSFADKVFFCNSGAEANEAAIKLARRYSFEKYGPGRHDIITMRNSFHGRTLATLTATGQEKVQKGFAPLVPGFSYATFNDLAEVERAITAKTAAVMLEPIQAEGGVQVADRTYLKGLRELCRQRDVLLIFDEVQTGMGRTGTLFAYEQFGVEPDIMTLAKGLGGGVPIGACLATGRVAEVFTPGTHASTFGGNPLACAAGLAVLRVLLEGRILDHARRMGDYLAKGLAECKDRHRMVRDVRGLGLLQGMELAIDGQQIVTDCLARGLLINCTMERVLRFIPPLIITQREIDRLLDALSQVLNKRA